The Oikeobacillus pervagus genome includes a region encoding these proteins:
- a CDS encoding helix-turn-helix domain-containing protein: protein MEKLLLYVEVHQLKKQGFKVAAIAKKLNISRNTVYKYLNMDLKEASDWIASLGSRRKKLDLYHDQILSWLKEHPDL from the coding sequence AATTACTATTGTATGTAGAAGTACATCAACTAAAAAAACAGGGATTTAAAGTCGCAGCTATTGCCAAAAAATTAAACATTTCTAGAAACACCGTTTATAAATATTTAAATATGGATTTAAAAGAAGCTTCAGATTGGATCGCTTCACTTGGAAGTAGGAGGAAAAAGTTAGATCTTTATCATGACCAAATCTTAAGTTGGCTAAAAGAACACCCAGATCTT